GAAGGCGCTGGTCACGTCCCTGGAGGACCGGGGCGTCGAGCTGTTCCAGGCCCAGGAGCTGTCGGGCATGCTGCTGGGCCAGGAGGCCAGGGGCCAGTTCGGCGCGGAGCGGGTGGGCCGCGACGGAGTGGTCCACCGGGCGGGCCGGGTGGTGGCGTTCTTCGACACGGACGCGGGGCGCTACCTGTTCCAGGTGGTGCGGGACCGCGACGGCCGCGAGTGGGCGACGGTGACTCCGGCGGACAACGCCCTGCTGGCGACGAGGATCCGCGAACTGATGGCGGAGGCCTGAGCCCCGCCGGGTGGAACTTGGCGGAGATCCGTACCCGCGACTCGCGCGAAGTCATAAAGTAAGCGCGGGAACCGTCCTGGTCATGACGACGTCTGATCGGGCGGACACAAGTTTTCCGAAGGGGATGACGAACCGTGCCTGTCTACGACACCGACTCGATGGCCATCGCGGCCGGCCAGGTGGAGAAGCTGAAGGACGAGTTCGAGAAGTCCAAGCAGAAGGTCACCGGCCTGGACCACGAGCACGAAAGCCCCTTCGGCGGAATGGACGACAAGGGCGAAGCGCACAGCGCGGTCGGCAAGTTCAAGGACGGCGTGCACAGCCAGTTCGATGCCGCGGGCAAGCACATGGAGGCGCTGGGGTTCGCCATGCGCAAGGCTGCCGGCCTGATCACCGAGACCGACCAGGTCGGCGCGAGCGACCTCACGCTGCACGTGGACAAGTGACGGACTGAGCAGGGGGCACGAGAGTGGGCTTGAACGGGGTCGGCGCCGGAACGCCGGACAATTGGGACGCCTTCATGAAGAAGGTCGACCAGGTCGAAAAGGTCGATCTGCAGAAAATCACCGACGCGGCGACGCAGTTCCGCGAGGCGGGCAAGAATGCGGGCGACCACACCGCTTCGTTGAAGAATTCGACGGACGCGCTCAACGGCGGCGTGTGGGCCGGCCCGGCGGCGGACCAGTTCTTCCAGTACGTCCGCCAGGTGCGTGACGCCGGTACCAAGGTGCAGACCCACCTCGAGGACGTCGCCAAGGACCTCGAGACCCTGGGGACCAACCTCGCGGAGATCAAGCGCAAGGTCTCGGACAAGCAGAACTCCGCCGAGACCGCGGTCAACAACCGCAACACCCAGGCCGAGGCCGCCATCAAGCACGCGAAGGAGCTCGCCGCGGCGGCAGCCAAGGAAGACAAGCCGGCGCCGAGCCCGTCCGCCGACGAACTCCTCGCCCAGGCGAAGACGGACATCCACACCATCACCGCGGGCTTCGACGGTGACGTCGCCGCTTTGCAGACCGAGGCCGACACGCAGATCAAGGCTTCGCAGAAGCTGATGTCCCAGCAGATCGAGGGCGGCTACGACCAGGTCCCCCTGCCGAGCAGCACCCCCGCCGCGCCGAAGAGCACCGGCGGCATCCACAGCAACGGCTCCTCCCACCACGGCGGTGGCGGCGGAGGAGGCGGTGGTGGAGGCGGTGGCGGCCTCGGCCCCAGCGGCGGACCCCCGTCCTCGCCGCCCCCGGGCAACGTCCAGCAGTGGATCCAGGAGGCCATCAAGGCCCTCCAGGCCGCCGGCGTGCCGGTGACCGACGCCGACATCCCGAACATCTGGGCGATCATCCAGCACGAGTCGGGCGGGAATCCCAACGCCATCAACAACTGGGACTCCAACGCCGCCGCCGGGCACCCGTCCAAGGGGCTCATGCAGTGCATCGACTCGACGTTCAACGCCCACAAGCTGCCCGGCCACGACAACATCTACAACCCGGTCGACAACATCATCGCGGGCGTGCGCTACTCCTACGACCGCTACGGCGGCCTCGACAACGTGCCCGGCATCAAGGCCATGGCGCACGGCGGTGCCTACCGGGGGTACTAGAACTAGCCTGGCCTCATGGTCGACCTCGGAGCCTTCGCCGGGCCCGCGCTGCGTGCCGGCGTGCCGCCCTTCCACGTCATGGACGTCCTCTCCGCGGCGGGTGCCCGGCAGCGCAGCCACGGCGACCTCGTGTCGCTCGCAGCCGGGCAGCCTTCCGTGCCCGCGCCCAAGCCCGTCCTGGAGGCCGCGGAAAAGGCCCTGCGGAGCAGCACCCTCGGCTACACCGAGCAGCTCGGCGTCCCCGAGCTGCGCGAAGCCGTCGCGGGGCACTACAACGACCGCTACGACCTCGACGTCAGCGCGCAGGACGTCGTCCTGACCACCGGGTCGTCCGGGGGTTTCCTGCTCGCCTTCCTCAGCGCCTTCGACCCCGGCGCCAAGGTCGCGATGGCCCGGCCCGGCTACCCCGCCTACCGCAACCTGCTGTCCGTCCTCGGCTGCGAGGTCGTCGAGTTCGCCGCCACCGCCGAGACGAACTTCCAGCCCACCGTCGAGCTGCTCGGCGAGCTCGGCCCGATCGACGGCCTGATCGTCGCCAGCCCCAGCAACCCGACCGGCACCGTCCTGCCGCCCGGGGAGCTCGCCGCGATCAGCGGCTGGTGCTCGTCGCACGGCGTGCAGCTGATCAGCGACGAGATCTACCACGGCATCTCCTACGGCGCCGAGCTCGACTGCGCGTGGCAGTACGGCCGCGAGCCGCTCGTGCTCGGCAGCTTCTCGAAGTACTTCGCGATGACCGGCTGGCGGCTCGGCTGGATGCTCGTGCCGCAGCGCCTGCACCGCGCGGTCGACGTCCTGACCGGCAACTTCACCATCTGCCCGCCCGCGATTTCGCAGTACGCGGCGCTCGCCGCCTTCACACCGGAGGCGTACGCGGAGGCCGACGCGCACGTCGAGCGGTACCGCGCCAACCGTGACCGGCTCTTCGCGGGCCTGAAGGGCATCGGCCTCGACAAGCTCGCCCCCGCGGACGGCGCCTTCTACGCATACGCCGACGTCAGCGCGTACACCGAGGACAGCCTGAGCTGGTGCCAGCGGCTGCTCGCCGACACGGGCCTCGCCATCACCCCTGGCATCGACTTCGACCCGGTCGACGGCGGCAAGTACGTCCGGTTCTCCTTCGCCGGCAGCGCCGAGGACATCGACGAAGGCGTCCGCCGGCTGGGTGCGTGGCTCGGCCAGGGGGAACCCTGATTCATCCCTGAACGTTGGCCGGGCGAGGGGAGTTTCACCGCCGGAGATGGCACATTGGAGTCACCGGGCCGGTGGGGCCACGGAACACTTCGGAGGAAGCCATGTTCTGGAAGATCGTCGGCGGCCTGATCGTCGCCTGGGTGGCGTTCATGGTGCTGGGCGCCGTGATCGGCTTCGTGTTCAAGGCCGTCCTGTGGATCGCCATCATCGGCGGCATCGCCTTCCTCGGCGCGGCCGGCTACCGCGCGATCAGCGGCGGCAAGAGGGACCCGAGGCGCATCAACCGCTACTGAGTCATCCCGGGATCCGCGCCACGCCGCACAGCGACGTCCGGTTGACCGGCGTCAGCGGCGTCAGGCGCGGCCCGTCCGGCCACCACAGGTGTGGCGCGGTCGGCCCGGGCTCGAGCAGGTCGAGGCCGTCGAAGAACGACGCGATCTCGGCCCGCGTCCGGTAGAGCGTGTCGAGCCCGGTGCCGCTGAACCTCTTCTGCAGTGCCGTCGCGACGCCGGCGGCTTCGGAGCCATCGTCCGGTTGTGCTGGTGCAGCAGCACGAGAGGCACGACCCCGGCGCCATCGCCCCGACGTAGGACTTGACCACCTGCTGCGCCTGCTGGAAGTCCGTGATGTGGTGGATGACCGCGCACATCACGAGCGCGATCGACCTCGTAGTTGTCCTGCCCGCCCATCAGTGCGTCGAAGACGCGGGCGATGCTCGGCCGGTCGAAGTCGACACGGGCCGACGGTCGTTCGCTCGTCATGACGGCCTACCGGGGGTCTGGGGTGCCGTGCGGCCTGAGCCACCGGGGATCACTGCCGGTAGGCGGACGTGCGGTGCGGGTGAGGTCAGCTCAGCCAGGCCTGGGCCGCGTCGGCGCCGTTCCACACCTGCGCCTTGAGCCCCGCCGCCCGTGCGCCGTCCACATTGGATGGACGGTCGTCGAAGAACAGGCAGTCGGCAGGCTCCGCGCCGAGCTCGTCGAGCAGGAGGCGGAAGATCTTCGCGTCCGGCTTGACGCACCGGACGTCGCCCGAGAAGAGCGTCACGCGGAAGTGCCGGACCCACTCCTGCGCGCGGACCCATTCCCCGAACACCGCCGGCGCGTTCGACAGCAGCGCCAGCGACGCGCCGGCTTCGGACAGCGCTTCGACCAACGCCTGCGCGGCCGGTTCGAGGTGGGCCCAGCCCTCGACGTCGATGCGGGTCAGCTCGGCCGACAGCGCTTCGTCGACGGGCACGCCCAGTGCCTTGCCGACCGTCTGCCAGTACTCGAGCGGAGTGCTCCCGGCGTCGTAGGGAAGCCGGTGGTCCCAGTACGCCTTCTCGAACTCCGGCAGCGGCGCGCCCATCGCCGCGGCCAGGTCCGGGCGGGCCTGGCTCGGCTTGCTCAGCACGTCGCCGTAGTCGAACACGATCCAGTTCACGGTGCCCCCGGTACTCGTCACGCGCCGCTCTTGATCCGGCGCAAGGCTTCTTCGACGTCGGTCGCGCTCAGGTCCCGGTGCGTGACGAACCGGACCTTGCCCGCCATCGGCACCGCCCGGATCCCGAGCGAG
This genomic window from Amycolatopsis mongoliensis contains:
- a CDS encoding SAM-dependent methyltransferase — translated: MQKRFSGTGLDTLYRTRAEIASFFDGLDLLEPGPTAPHLWWPDGPRLTPLTPVNRTSLCGVARIPG
- a CDS encoding transglycosylase SLT domain-containing protein — translated: MKKVDQVEKVDLQKITDAATQFREAGKNAGDHTASLKNSTDALNGGVWAGPAADQFFQYVRQVRDAGTKVQTHLEDVAKDLETLGTNLAEIKRKVSDKQNSAETAVNNRNTQAEAAIKHAKELAAAAAKEDKPAPSPSADELLAQAKTDIHTITAGFDGDVAALQTEADTQIKASQKLMSQQIEGGYDQVPLPSSTPAAPKSTGGIHSNGSSHHGGGGGGGGGGGGGGLGPSGGPPSSPPPGNVQQWIQEAIKALQAAGVPVTDADIPNIWAIIQHESGGNPNAINNWDSNAAAGHPSKGLMQCIDSTFNAHKLPGHDNIYNPVDNIIAGVRYSYDRYGGLDNVPGIKAMAHGGAYRGY
- a CDS encoding HAD family hydrolase, yielding MNWIVFDYGDVLSKPSQARPDLAAAMGAPLPEFEKAYWDHRLPYDAGSTPLEYWQTVGKALGVPVDEALSAELTRIDVEGWAHLEPAAQALVEALSEAGASLALLSNAPAVFGEWVRAQEWVRHFRVTLFSGDVRCVKPDAKIFRLLLDELGAEPADCLFFDDRPSNVDGARAAGLKAQVWNGADAAQAWLS
- a CDS encoding pyridoxal phosphate-dependent aminotransferase, translating into MVDLGAFAGPALRAGVPPFHVMDVLSAAGARQRSHGDLVSLAAGQPSVPAPKPVLEAAEKALRSSTLGYTEQLGVPELREAVAGHYNDRYDLDVSAQDVVLTTGSSGGFLLAFLSAFDPGAKVAMARPGYPAYRNLLSVLGCEVVEFAATAETNFQPTVELLGELGPIDGLIVASPSNPTGTVLPPGELAAISGWCSSHGVQLISDEIYHGISYGAELDCAWQYGREPLVLGSFSKYFAMTGWRLGWMLVPQRLHRAVDVLTGNFTICPPAISQYAALAAFTPEAYAEADAHVERYRANRDRLFAGLKGIGLDKLAPADGAFYAYADVSAYTEDSLSWCQRLLADTGLAITPGIDFDPVDGGKYVRFSFAGSAEDIDEGVRRLGAWLGQGEP